The Myxococcota bacterium genome has a segment encoding these proteins:
- the fbp gene encoding class 1 fructose-bisphosphatase: MGRTMTGSEAGPARGDELDTLTEYLRAAKERNGSRNLPDVIAAIALASKSIANKVRRARLAGDVIGAVGTTNVQGEEQQKLDVIANDLLIHCLRRCPHVGVLGSEEEDEVVVVRPKSAGGDYVVLFDPLDGSSNIDVAAGVGTIFSILANDRDDEATDTAALQPGKAQVASGYVLYGSSVLMVLTLGHGVDMFVLDPDLGEFVLVQEGLQIPREKKIRSVNGAYRFDFSEGYQSYLVHTENHGYASRYIGSMVADVHRTLLKGGVFLYPPTKKAPKGKLRLMYEANPMSLLVEQAGGLASTGDGRRILDVAPGELHERTPVVLGSSAEVEKVLEFL; this comes from the coding sequence ATGGGACGCACGATGACGGGAAGCGAAGCGGGTCCGGCGCGAGGCGACGAGCTCGACACCCTGACGGAGTACCTGCGCGCCGCGAAGGAGCGCAACGGCAGCCGCAACCTCCCCGACGTGATCGCGGCGATCGCGCTCGCGAGCAAGTCGATCGCGAACAAGGTCCGCCGCGCGCGCCTCGCGGGCGACGTGATCGGCGCGGTCGGCACCACGAACGTCCAGGGCGAGGAGCAGCAGAAGCTCGACGTCATCGCGAACGACCTCCTGATCCACTGCCTGCGCCGGTGCCCGCACGTCGGCGTGCTCGGCTCGGAGGAGGAGGACGAGGTCGTCGTCGTCCGGCCGAAGAGCGCGGGCGGCGACTACGTCGTCCTGTTCGACCCGCTCGACGGCAGCTCCAACATCGACGTCGCGGCCGGCGTCGGCACCATCTTCAGCATCCTCGCGAACGACCGCGACGACGAAGCGACGGACACCGCGGCCCTCCAGCCGGGCAAGGCGCAGGTCGCGTCGGGCTACGTGCTCTACGGCTCGTCCGTGCTCATGGTCCTCACGCTCGGTCACGGCGTCGACATGTTCGTGCTCGACCCCGACCTCGGCGAGTTCGTGCTCGTGCAGGAGGGCCTCCAGATCCCGCGCGAGAAGAAGATCCGGTCGGTGAACGGCGCCTACCGGTTCGACTTCTCCGAGGGCTACCAGAGCTACCTCGTGCACACCGAGAACCACGGCTACGCGAGCCGCTACATCGGCTCGATGGTGGCCGACGTGCATCGGACGCTGCTCAAGGGCGGCGTGTTCCTGTACCCGCCGACGAAGAAGGCGCCGAAGGGCAAGCTGCGGCTCATGTACGAGGCGAACCCGATGAGCCTGCTCGTCGAGCAGGCGGGCGGGCTCGCGTCGACGGGCGACGGGCGTCGCATCCTCGACGTCGCGCCGGGCGAGCTGCACGAGCGGACGCCCGTCGTGCTCGGCTCGTCGGCCGAAGTGGAGAAGGTGCTCGAGTTCCTCTGA
- a CDS encoding fumarate hydratase: MPVPEFVHQPIFELDHDDTVYRRLDVGGVSLGEFEGAPVLKVDGGALSALAAAAIHDVSHLFRTGHLRQLAKILDDPEASDNDRFVAREMLKNACISAGMILPSCQDTGTAIVIGKKGQRVFTTGDDEESLSRGIHRTYTETNLRYSQMAPLSMYEEKNTGTNLPAQLELYATEGDEYHFLFVTKGGGSANKSLLFQETRALLNPDSLMKWMAEKIKLLGTAACPPYHLAVVIGGTSAEATLKTVKLASARYLDGLPTTGNARGRAFRDPVLEAEIHRLTQQVGIGAQFGGKYFCHDVRVVRLPRHGASCPVGIGVSCSADRQILGKITRDGVFLEQLETNPAQFLPEVAPADLAKGEVVKVDLRRPMSEIRRELSQYPVKTRLSLTGTLVVARDIAHAKLKERLDAGGELPQYMKDHMVYYAGPAKTPQGLASGSFGPTTAGRMDSYVDLFMRHGGSYVTLAKGNRSKQVTDACKEHGGFYLGSIGGPAAVLAKDSIKKVDVLEFEELGMEAVWKIEVEDFPAFIVVDDKGNDFFQQL; this comes from the coding sequence ATGCCCGTGCCCGAATTCGTCCATCAGCCGATCTTCGAGCTCGACCACGACGACACCGTCTACCGCCGGCTCGACGTCGGCGGCGTCTCGCTCGGCGAGTTCGAGGGCGCGCCGGTCCTGAAGGTGGACGGCGGCGCGCTCTCCGCGCTCGCGGCGGCCGCCATCCACGACGTCTCCCACCTCTTCCGCACCGGCCACCTGCGCCAGCTCGCGAAGATCCTCGACGACCCCGAGGCGAGCGACAACGACCGCTTCGTCGCGCGCGAGATGCTGAAGAACGCGTGCATCTCGGCCGGCATGATCCTGCCCTCGTGCCAGGACACGGGCACCGCGATCGTCATCGGCAAGAAGGGACAGCGCGTCTTCACGACGGGCGACGACGAGGAGTCGCTCTCGCGCGGCATCCACCGCACGTACACCGAGACGAACCTGCGCTACTCGCAGATGGCGCCGCTCTCGATGTACGAGGAGAAGAACACCGGGACGAACCTGCCCGCGCAGCTCGAGCTCTACGCGACCGAGGGCGACGAGTACCACTTCCTGTTCGTCACGAAGGGCGGCGGGTCCGCCAACAAGAGCCTGCTCTTCCAGGAGACGCGCGCGCTCCTGAACCCCGATTCGCTGATGAAGTGGATGGCCGAGAAGATCAAGCTGCTCGGCACCGCGGCCTGCCCGCCCTACCACCTCGCCGTCGTGATCGGCGGCACGAGCGCCGAGGCGACGCTCAAGACCGTGAAGCTCGCGAGCGCGCGCTACCTCGACGGGCTGCCGACGACCGGCAACGCGCGCGGCCGCGCCTTCCGCGACCCGGTGCTCGAGGCGGAGATCCACCGCCTCACGCAGCAGGTCGGCATCGGCGCGCAGTTCGGCGGGAAGTACTTCTGCCACGACGTGCGCGTCGTCCGGCTGCCGCGACACGGCGCGTCGTGCCCGGTCGGCATCGGCGTCTCGTGCAGCGCCGACCGCCAGATCCTCGGCAAGATCACGCGCGACGGCGTCTTCCTCGAGCAGCTCGAGACGAACCCCGCGCAGTTCCTCCCCGAGGTCGCGCCGGCCGACCTCGCGAAGGGCGAGGTCGTGAAGGTCGATCTGCGGCGCCCGATGAGCGAGATCCGCCGCGAGCTCTCGCAGTACCCGGTGAAGACGCGGCTCTCGCTCACCGGCACGCTCGTCGTCGCGCGCGACATCGCGCACGCGAAGCTGAAGGAGCGCCTCGACGCGGGCGGCGAGCTGCCGCAGTACATGAAGGACCACATGGTCTACTACGCCGGCCCGGCGAAGACGCCGCAGGGCCTCGCGTCCGGCAGCTTCGGGCCGACGACGGCCGGCCGCATGGACTCGTACGTCGACCTCTTCATGCGCCACGGCGGGAGCTACGTCACGCTCGCCAAGGGCAACCGCAGCAAGCAGGTCACCGACGCGTGCAAGGAGCACGGCGGCTTCTACCTGGGTTCGATCGGCGGGCCCGCGGCCGTGCTCGCGAAGGACTCGATCAAGAAGGTCGACGTGCTCGAGTTCGAGGAGCTCGGCATGGAGGCCGTCTGGAAGATCGAGGTCGAGGACTTCCCCGCCTTCATCGTCGTCGACGACAAGGGCAACGACTTCTTCCAGCAGCTCTGA
- a CDS encoding FAD-dependent oxidoreductase: MDARSNGDGRVLVLVGGGHAHVEVLRRLAESREPGLAIVVVCDRARSLYSGMVPGFVAGQYAAGELEIDVPALAARAGARWIGTAAVGIDAARRRVALADGSEVAYDLASLDVGSTVAGLATPGVREHALSTRPIAEFVARIPEVVARCERERSPHVVVVGGGAAGVELAFCTRARIARETGGRARVTIVEGGPELLPGATRALRGCAMRAAARAAIAVRTGRRVVEVAAGGVELDSDEALAADLVVWATGAAAHPFVAESALPAAALDERGFARVGATLEVAGCDGLFAVGDCASLPGTAKAGVYAVRQGPVLADNLRAAHRGEPLARYAPQRDFLRLLNLGDGTAIAAKWGLAAHGALAMRLKDRIDRGFMRRYR; encoded by the coding sequence ATGGACGCCCGCTCGAACGGCGATGGCCGCGTGCTCGTGCTCGTGGGCGGCGGACACGCGCACGTCGAGGTGCTCCGCCGGCTCGCCGAGTCACGCGAGCCCGGGCTCGCGATCGTCGTCGTCTGCGACCGCGCGCGCTCTCTCTACTCGGGGATGGTGCCGGGCTTCGTCGCCGGCCAGTACGCGGCGGGCGAGCTCGAGATCGACGTGCCCGCGCTCGCCGCGCGGGCGGGCGCGCGCTGGATCGGCACGGCCGCGGTCGGCATCGACGCGGCGCGACGGCGCGTCGCGCTCGCCGACGGGAGCGAGGTCGCATACGACCTCGCGTCGCTCGACGTCGGCTCGACGGTCGCCGGGCTCGCGACGCCGGGCGTTCGCGAGCACGCCCTGTCGACGCGACCGATCGCGGAGTTCGTGGCGCGCATTCCCGAGGTGGTGGCGCGCTGCGAGCGCGAGCGCTCGCCGCACGTCGTGGTCGTCGGCGGCGGTGCGGCGGGCGTCGAGCTCGCGTTCTGCACGCGCGCGCGCATCGCGCGCGAGACGGGCGGGCGCGCGCGCGTGACGATCGTCGAGGGCGGGCCGGAGCTCCTGCCGGGCGCGACGCGCGCGCTGCGCGGCTGCGCGATGCGCGCGGCGGCGCGCGCCGCGATCGCCGTGCGCACGGGGCGACGCGTCGTCGAGGTGGCGGCGGGCGGCGTCGAGCTCGACTCCGACGAGGCGCTGGCGGCCGATCTCGTCGTGTGGGCGACGGGGGCGGCCGCGCACCCGTTCGTCGCGGAGAGCGCGCTCCCGGCCGCGGCGCTCGACGAGCGCGGCTTCGCGCGCGTCGGGGCGACGCTCGAGGTCGCGGGGTGCGACGGACTGTTCGCCGTCGGCGACTGCGCGAGCCTGCCGGGCACGGCGAAGGCGGGCGTCTACGCGGTGCGGCAGGGTCCGGTGCTCGCGGACAACCTGCGCGCCGCGCACCGCGGCGAGCCGCTCGCGCGCTACGCGCCGCAGCGCGACTTCCTGCGCCTGCTCAACCTCGGCGACGGCACGGCGATCGCCGCGAAGTGGGGGCTCGCCGCGCACGGCGCGCTCGCGATGCGGCTCAAGGACCGCATCGATCGCGGCTTCATGCGCCGCTATCGCTAG
- a CDS encoding RNA methyltransferase has product MSAPTHRSAAAPDRAFAFGSGRTATWVDALDDARLDDFRNVRDPELRRERGLFVIEGRKNVEALVVHGRFDVKAVLVSPAAFDALAHVWSRLAPGAEIHVAPPALLDAVVGFRIHRGCLAVAHRRDALAIDDVLSPLRAQAAAAPRLVVALEDLTDIDNVGSAFRNALALGASAIVLSPRCCDPLYRKAVRVSMGAVLRLPYARAERWPEGLDPFRDAGFEIVALDPAPDAGDLAALASPGGRGAVGRPAGRVLVLGSEGEGLSDALRCYADARVRIPMAAGVDSLNVATAAAIAMYALGPSASRPAGA; this is encoded by the coding sequence GTGTCCGCGCCGACGCACCGCTCCGCCGCCGCTCCTGATCGCGCGTTCGCCTTCGGGAGCGGTCGCACCGCGACCTGGGTGGACGCGCTCGACGACGCGCGGCTCGACGACTTCCGCAACGTGCGCGACCCCGAGCTTCGCCGCGAGCGCGGGCTCTTCGTGATCGAGGGCCGCAAGAACGTCGAGGCGCTGGTCGTGCACGGGCGCTTCGACGTGAAGGCGGTGCTCGTCTCGCCGGCCGCGTTCGATGCGCTCGCCCATGTCTGGTCGCGGCTCGCGCCGGGCGCCGAGATCCACGTCGCCCCGCCCGCGCTGCTCGATGCCGTCGTCGGGTTCCGCATCCACCGCGGCTGCCTCGCGGTCGCGCACCGCCGCGACGCCCTCGCGATCGACGACGTCCTGTCGCCGCTGCGCGCGCAGGCCGCGGCGGCGCCGCGGCTCGTCGTCGCGCTCGAGGACCTGACCGACATCGACAACGTCGGGAGCGCGTTCCGCAACGCGCTCGCGCTCGGCGCGAGCGCGATCGTGCTCTCCCCGCGCTGCTGCGATCCGCTCTACCGCAAGGCCGTGCGCGTCTCGATGGGAGCCGTGCTGCGCCTGCCGTACGCGCGCGCCGAGCGCTGGCCCGAGGGCCTCGACCCCTTTCGCGACGCGGGCTTCGAGATCGTCGCGCTCGACCCGGCGCCCGACGCGGGCGATCTCGCGGCGCTCGCCTCGCCCGGCGGTCGCGGGGCGGTCGGCCGCCCGGCCGGTCGCGTGCTCGTGCTCGGCAGCGAGGGCGAGGGCCTCTCCGACGCGCTCCGATGCTATGCGGATGCGCGCGTGCGCATCCCGATGGCGGCGGGCGTCGACTCGCTGAACGTCGCGACCGCGGCCGCGATCGCGATGTACGCGCTCGGGCCGAGCGCGTCGCGGCCGGCCGGCGCGTGA
- a CDS encoding glutamine amidotransferase translates to MKPLLVVKTGTTLPEVRAARGDFEAWIERGLALERARVEVVAVFEGDALPAPRDVTGIVVTGSSAMVSEREPWSERAAAWLARAVAARVPVLGICYGHQLLAHALGGRVGPNPHGREIGTVDVDLLPDAAGDALLGDAPARERFHATHVEAVLALPRAARRLARTALDPHHAFRIDDARGAVAWGVQFHPEFDEHVMRGYLEARREALEAEGLDARAALERVAPTPAGPQLLARFGRIAEGSDSR, encoded by the coding sequence GTGAAGCCGCTGCTCGTCGTCAAGACGGGCACGACGCTGCCCGAGGTGCGCGCCGCGCGCGGCGACTTCGAGGCGTGGATCGAGCGCGGCCTCGCCCTCGAGCGCGCGCGCGTCGAGGTCGTCGCCGTCTTCGAGGGCGACGCGCTCCCCGCGCCGCGCGACGTCACGGGCATCGTCGTCACGGGCTCGAGCGCAATGGTGAGCGAGCGCGAGCCGTGGAGCGAGCGCGCGGCCGCGTGGCTCGCGCGCGCCGTCGCCGCGCGCGTGCCCGTGCTCGGCATCTGCTACGGGCACCAGCTGCTCGCGCACGCGCTCGGCGGCCGCGTCGGCCCCAACCCGCACGGGCGCGAGATCGGCACGGTCGACGTCGACCTGCTGCCGGACGCCGCCGGCGACGCGCTGCTCGGCGACGCGCCCGCGCGCGAGCGCTTCCACGCGACGCACGTCGAGGCCGTGCTCGCGCTCCCGCGCGCGGCGCGGCGGCTCGCGCGCACCGCACTCGACCCGCATCACGCGTTCCGCATCGACGACGCGCGCGGCGCCGTGGCGTGGGGCGTGCAGTTCCACCCCGAGTTCGACGAGCACGTGATGCGCGGCTACCTCGAGGCGCGCCGCGAGGCGCTCGAGGCCGAGGGCCTCGACGCGCGGGCCGCGCTCGAGCGCGTGGCGCCGACGCCCGCCGGTCCGCAGCTGCTCGCGCGCTTCGGCCGGATCGCCGAGGGCTCGGATTCCCGTTGA
- a CDS encoding MerR family transcriptional regulator: MQSQAEYRVEELASAAGVTVDTVRFYQGKRLLPPPRREGRVAWYGPVHLERLRRTRALLAEGFTLAQIAKLFAGEHAADASGEGAPRAGGEADATAALLAALVAESVGERALSRSELAAESKVPEALIAAAQSAGLIAPIEVDGEERFARADAELARAGLAVLGRGFPLAELLDVAVAHARRVETTADAAIGLFDAHVLEPARARAAAGDASAAAASDDAVADAFRALLPEAARLVALHFERTLVRRALERLRARGEREALEKALAETRSARLEVSWRR, encoded by the coding sequence GTGCAGTCCCAGGCCGAGTACCGCGTCGAGGAGCTGGCGAGCGCCGCCGGCGTCACCGTCGACACCGTCCGCTTCTACCAGGGCAAGCGCCTGCTCCCGCCGCCGCGCCGCGAAGGGCGCGTCGCGTGGTACGGCCCCGTCCATCTCGAGCGCCTGCGCCGCACGCGCGCGCTGCTCGCCGAAGGCTTCACGCTCGCGCAGATCGCGAAGCTCTTCGCGGGCGAGCACGCGGCGGACGCGAGCGGCGAGGGCGCGCCGCGCGCCGGAGGCGAGGCGGACGCGACCGCCGCGCTGCTCGCCGCGCTCGTCGCCGAGTCGGTCGGCGAGCGCGCCCTGTCGCGCAGCGAGCTCGCCGCGGAGTCGAAGGTGCCCGAGGCGTTGATCGCCGCCGCGCAGTCGGCCGGGTTGATCGCGCCGATCGAGGTCGACGGCGAGGAGCGGTTCGCGCGCGCCGATGCCGAGCTCGCGCGCGCCGGGCTCGCCGTCCTCGGTCGCGGCTTCCCGCTGGCCGAGCTCCTCGACGTCGCGGTCGCGCACGCGCGGCGCGTCGAGACGACGGCCGACGCGGCGATCGGGCTCTTCGACGCGCACGTGCTCGAGCCGGCGCGCGCGCGCGCGGCCGCGGGCGACGCGAGCGCGGCCGCCGCGTCCGACGACGCGGTGGCGGACGCGTTCCGCGCGCTGCTGCCCGAGGCGGCGCGGCTCGTCGCGCTCCACTTCGAGCGCACGCTCGTCCGGCGCGCGCTCGAGCGGCTCCGCGCGCGCGGCGAGCGCGAGGCGCTCGAGAAGGCGCTCGCCGAGACGCGCTCCGCGCGCCTGGAGGTGTCGTGGCGACGTTAG
- a CDS encoding ubiquinone/menaquinone biosynthesis methyltransferase — translation MATLGRGAAGSPRADALPPAEHKRAQVQSMFDRIAPRYDLMNRLMSGGLDQGWRRRALALARVGPGDRVLDLACGTGDLCELAAALGARVVGADFAREMLRGAQARGATPALVQGDAAALPFADASVTVVTCGFALRNFVSLADVFRELARVLAPGGRIALIDVDRPRSRLVRAGHSLYFDRIVPRLGGLLSDADAYRYLPQSTVYLPEPPALLAMLEGAGFRDVAKHRLLLGAAQILTAVRAAEAGE, via the coding sequence GTGGCGACGTTAGGTCGGGGCGCCGCCGGGTCGCCGCGCGCCGACGCGCTTCCGCCGGCCGAGCACAAGCGCGCGCAGGTGCAGTCGATGTTCGACCGCATCGCGCCCCGCTACGACCTGATGAACCGCCTCATGAGCGGCGGTCTCGACCAGGGCTGGCGACGGCGCGCGCTCGCGCTCGCGCGCGTGGGCCCGGGCGATCGCGTGCTCGACCTCGCCTGCGGGACGGGCGACCTCTGCGAGCTCGCCGCGGCGCTCGGTGCGCGCGTCGTCGGAGCCGACTTCGCGCGCGAGATGCTGCGGGGCGCGCAGGCGCGCGGCGCGACGCCCGCACTCGTGCAGGGCGACGCGGCGGCGCTCCCGTTCGCCGACGCGAGCGTCACGGTCGTCACGTGCGGGTTCGCGCTGCGCAACTTCGTGTCGCTCGCCGACGTCTTCCGCGAGCTCGCGCGCGTCCTCGCGCCGGGCGGTCGCATCGCGCTGATCGACGTCGACCGCCCGCGCAGTCGGCTCGTGCGCGCCGGCCACTCGCTCTACTTCGATCGGATCGTGCCGCGGCTCGGCGGCCTGCTCTCGGACGCGGACGCCTACCGCTACCTGCCGCAGTCGACGGTCTACCTGCCCGAGCCACCGGCGCTGCTCGCGATGCTCGAGGGCGCGGGCTTCCGCGACGTCGCGAAGCACCGGCTGCTGCTCGGCGCCGCGCAGATCCTGACGGCGGTCCGCGCCGCGGAGGCGGGCGAGTGA
- a CDS encoding isochorismate synthase produces the protein MTAASLLAGPLRAALAARAREAVERGGIAVARVEVAARDGAGLALFAAVACDAVACDAGARDAGATSRDEAGGSRAVRAAVDRARAADLAVGSGERFYWDQPSERRALAALGAVASVEASGAERLDVAAARARALFARIALAADGAPTELAPALVGGFAFEPEDGARGDWAGFAPLSFALPALGWARDGNRAHAFAAAAPGPGESPASLAARIEAALAPLAAALGDARVDDALRRPPATASAYTARPDRPHADYLAAVDAARDAIGVGALEKVVVARSLAVETDVPYDAVALLASLRRVHATSTVFAVARGDGVFAGATPERLLRIDGDRLATAALAGTAPRGRSPDEDDRLARALRESEKDQEEHAFVARDIEAVIAPFVERVERDEAPDLLALDGIQHLHTPIGGRLVARADGGRPHLFEIAARLHPTPAVGGAPRAAARAWIRAHERLARGWYAGGVGFATATGGGELRVALRSGLVRGAHARLFAGAGIVAGSVPENELAETRLKLRAMLSQLTEI, from the coding sequence GTGACGGCCGCATCGCTCCTCGCCGGCCCGCTCCGCGCGGCGCTCGCGGCGCGCGCGCGCGAGGCCGTCGAGCGCGGCGGCATCGCGGTGGCGCGCGTCGAGGTGGCGGCGCGCGACGGCGCGGGGCTCGCGCTCTTCGCGGCCGTCGCGTGCGACGCCGTCGCGTGCGACGCGGGCGCGCGCGATGCGGGCGCGACGTCGCGCGACGAGGCTGGCGGGTCGCGCGCCGTGCGCGCGGCCGTCGACCGCGCGCGCGCCGCCGACCTCGCGGTCGGGAGCGGCGAGCGCTTCTACTGGGATCAGCCGTCGGAGCGGCGCGCGCTCGCCGCGCTCGGCGCGGTCGCGTCCGTCGAGGCGTCCGGCGCCGAGCGGCTCGACGTCGCGGCCGCGCGCGCCCGCGCGCTCTTCGCCCGCATCGCGCTCGCCGCGGACGGCGCGCCGACCGAGCTCGCCCCCGCGCTCGTGGGAGGCTTCGCCTTCGAGCCCGAGGACGGCGCGCGCGGCGACTGGGCGGGCTTCGCGCCGCTCTCGTTCGCGCTTCCCGCGCTCGGCTGGGCGCGCGACGGCAACCGCGCCCATGCGTTCGCCGCGGCGGCGCCCGGGCCGGGCGAGTCGCCGGCGTCGCTCGCCGCGCGCATCGAGGCCGCCCTCGCGCCGCTCGCGGCCGCGCTCGGCGACGCGCGCGTCGACGACGCACTGCGCCGACCGCCCGCGACCGCGAGCGCGTACACGGCGCGCCCCGATCGCCCGCACGCCGACTACCTCGCCGCGGTCGACGCGGCGCGCGACGCGATCGGCGTCGGCGCGCTCGAGAAGGTCGTCGTCGCGCGCTCGCTCGCGGTCGAGACGGACGTGCCGTACGACGCCGTCGCGCTGCTCGCGTCGCTGCGGCGCGTGCACGCGACCTCGACCGTGTTCGCGGTCGCGCGCGGCGACGGCGTGTTCGCCGGCGCGACGCCCGAGCGGCTGCTGCGCATCGACGGCGACCGGCTCGCGACCGCGGCACTGGCCGGCACGGCGCCTCGCGGCCGCAGCCCCGACGAGGACGACCGGCTCGCGCGCGCGCTGCGCGAGAGCGAGAAGGACCAGGAGGAGCACGCGTTCGTCGCGCGCGACATCGAGGCGGTGATCGCGCCGTTCGTCGAGCGCGTCGAGCGCGACGAGGCTCCGGACCTGCTCGCGCTCGACGGCATCCAGCACCTCCACACGCCGATCGGCGGGCGCCTCGTCGCGCGCGCGGACGGCGGCCGCCCGCACCTGTTCGAGATCGCCGCGCGCCTGCACCCGACGCCGGCCGTCGGCGGCGCGCCGCGCGCCGCCGCGCGCGCGTGGATCCGCGCGCACGAGCGGCTCGCGCGCGGCTGGTATGCGGGCGGGGTCGGCTTCGCGACGGCCACGGGCGGCGGCGAGCTGCGCGTCGCGCTCCGCTCCGGTCTCGTGCGCGGCGCGCACGCGCGTCTGTTCGCGGGCGCGGGCATCGTCGCCGGCTCGGTGCCCGAGAACGAGCTCGCCGAGACGCGGCTCAAGCTGCGCGCGATGCTGTCCCAGCTGACGGAGATCTGA
- the menD gene encoding 2-succinyl-5-enolpyruvyl-6-hydroxy-3-cyclohexene-1-carboxylic-acid synthase, with translation MDAAEREHRRATYAYALAFVDALAAHGVERVCVSPGSRSTPLCLAVGAIERASAGALRASVHLDERSAGFFALGAAKATGRPVALVCTSGTAAANYLPAVVEAHHAGVPLVVLTADRPPELRDRGAGQTIDQVGLYGSHVRWFHEVAVPGPGGPPPRHARTLAARAVAEATRRPRGPVHVNWPLREPLEPERSPLDARELLAAGASGAGPRTGRGAQAESDGGPRGDIAATRAAVALSARASAAAPASIELLARLAAECARGVLALGPSDDDVAREAAALAAASGWPLLAEPTSGARARVEGGTSVAHADLFLRDAGFARAHAPDVVVRIGRSPTSKPQRRWLEAAPPRALVLVDPDRAWNDASALATHWLDDEPGALCAAAAARLARDALPPRAADGFAADFARADAACARAIDDVLASAPQLGSPGVVRAIADALPDDAWLFASNSMAVRDVDAYWPLERAPRRVLACRGASGIDGVTSAALGAAAASGRRVCLLTGDLAFLHDVGGLVAAADLALDATIVVVNDDGGAIFSYLPIAAHAEHVDFDRWFRTRHGRDLAHACALAGARHARVDSAAALRERLAASFGERGVSVVEVAVDAAANLAQHRAIEAAALRALAAERFALGAGAGA, from the coding sequence GTGGACGCGGCCGAGCGCGAGCACCGCCGCGCGACGTATGCCTACGCACTCGCGTTCGTCGACGCGCTCGCCGCGCACGGCGTCGAGCGCGTCTGCGTCTCGCCCGGCTCGCGCTCGACGCCGCTGTGTCTCGCCGTCGGCGCGATCGAGCGCGCGAGCGCGGGCGCGCTGCGCGCGAGCGTGCACCTCGACGAGCGGTCGGCGGGCTTCTTCGCGCTCGGCGCGGCGAAGGCCACCGGGCGACCGGTCGCGCTCGTGTGCACGTCGGGAACGGCGGCCGCGAACTACCTGCCCGCGGTCGTCGAGGCGCACCACGCGGGCGTGCCGCTCGTCGTGCTGACGGCCGATCGGCCGCCCGAGCTGCGCGACCGCGGCGCGGGCCAGACGATCGACCAGGTCGGCCTGTACGGCTCGCACGTGCGCTGGTTCCACGAGGTCGCCGTGCCCGGGCCGGGAGGGCCGCCGCCGCGGCACGCGCGCACGCTCGCGGCGCGCGCGGTCGCCGAGGCGACGCGCCGCCCGCGCGGGCCCGTGCACGTGAACTGGCCGCTGCGCGAGCCGCTCGAGCCCGAGCGCTCGCCCCTCGACGCGCGCGAGCTCCTCGCCGCCGGGGCGAGTGGCGCGGGGCCGCGCACGGGCCGCGGGGCGCAGGCGGAATCCGATGGCGGGCCGCGCGGGGACATCGCGGCGACGCGCGCCGCCGTCGCGCTCTCGGCGCGCGCGTCCGCAGCGGCGCCGGCGTCCATCGAGCTGCTCGCGCGGCTCGCCGCCGAGTGCGCGCGCGGCGTCCTCGCGCTCGGCCCGTCGGACGACGACGTCGCGCGCGAGGCGGCCGCGCTCGCGGCGGCGAGCGGCTGGCCGCTGCTCGCGGAGCCGACGTCGGGCGCGCGCGCGCGCGTCGAGGGCGGCACCTCCGTCGCGCACGCCGACCTCTTCCTGCGCGACGCGGGCTTCGCGCGCGCACACGCGCCCGACGTCGTCGTGCGCATCGGGCGATCGCCGACGAGCAAGCCGCAGCGCCGCTGGCTCGAGGCGGCGCCGCCGCGCGCACTCGTGCTGGTCGACCCCGACCGCGCGTGGAACGACGCGAGCGCACTCGCGACGCACTGGCTCGACGACGAGCCGGGCGCGCTCTGCGCCGCCGCCGCCGCGCGGCTCGCGCGCGACGCCCTTCCGCCGCGCGCAGCGGACGGCTTTGCCGCGGACTTCGCGCGCGCCGACGCCGCGTGCGCGCGCGCGATCGACGACGTCCTCGCGAGCGCGCCGCAGCTCGGATCGCCGGGGGTCGTGCGCGCGATCGCCGATGCGCTCCCCGACGACGCGTGGCTCTTCGCGTCGAACAGCATGGCCGTGCGCGACGTGGACGCCTACTGGCCGCTCGAACGCGCGCCGCGCCGCGTGCTCGCGTGCCGCGGTGCGAGCGGCATCGACGGCGTGACGTCGGCGGCGCTCGGCGCGGCGGCCGCGAGCGGGCGGCGCGTCTGCCTGCTCACCGGCGACCTCGCGTTCCTGCACGACGTCGGCGGGCTCGTCGCGGCGGCCGACCTCGCGCTCGACGCGACGATCGTCGTCGTGAACGACGACGGCGGCGCGATCTTCTCGTACCTGCCGATCGCCGCGCACGCAGAGCACGTCGACTTCGACCGCTGGTTCCGCACGCGCCACGGCCGCGATCTCGCGCACGCGTGCGCGCTCGCGGGCGCGCGTCACGCGCGCGTCGACTCCGCCGCCGCGCTGCGCGAGCGCCTCGCCGCGAGCTTCGGCGAGCGCGGCGTCTCGGTCGTCGAGGTGGCGGTCGACGCCGCCGCGAACCTCGCGCAGCACCGCGCGATCGAGGCCGCCGCGCTGCGCGCGCTCGCGGCCGAGCGCTTCGCGCTCGGCGCTG